The Acyrthosiphon pisum isolate AL4f unplaced genomic scaffold, pea_aphid_22Mar2018_4r6ur Scaffold_20712;HRSCAF=21911, whole genome shotgun sequence genomic sequence NNNNNNNNNNNNNNNNNNNNNNNNNNNNNNNNNNNNNNNNNNNNNNNNNNNNNNNNNNNNNNNNNNNNNNNNNNNNNNNNNNNNNNNNNNNNNNNNNNNNNNNNNNNNNNNNNNNNNNNNNNNNNNNNNNNNNNNNNNNNNNNNNNNNNNNNNNNNNNNNNNNNNNNNNNNNNNNNNNNNNNNNNNNNNNNNNNNNNNNNNNNNNNNNNNNNNNNNNNNNNNNNNNNNNNNNNNNNNNNNNNNNNNNNNNNNNNNNNNNNNNNNNNNNNNNNNNNNNNNNNNNNNNNNNNNNNNNNNNNNNNNNNNNNNNNNNNNNNNNNNNNNNNNNNNNNNNNNNNNNNNNNNNNNNNNNNNNNNNNNNNNNNNNNNNNNNNNNNNNNNNNNNNNNNNNNNNNNNNNNNNNNNNNNNNNNNNNNNNNNNNNNNNNNNNNNNNNNNNNNNNNNNNNNNNNNNNNNNNNNNNNNTATATTGACATTGATTGATACACACGCAAACATGGTTTTCGAAAATTCCCGCCAAATCACTGAACGTTTATCGCCGGTAAATATACCCAGTAGTAAGTACttcatatagtttaatataattattacagtaatgAACGCTGTCCGCGATTcaacgcagtcggattgcatacccgATGACTTGACCCGGCCGTCACACATTGACCGCTATCTCTGGAAGTCGTATAACCTACCGGAAAACTTTACTAAGATGATTACTAGATGACTGACCTGTAGACACCCATAAAAAGACGGCTGCTATATGATTTGCGTAGACGCCCAATTTtagtaatgaacgttgtccgcgattcgacgcagtcggattacCTACCCGATGACGTGACCCGGCCGTCGCACGTTGTCCTACCCGAATTACTACGGTGCACGTCATTCGAGGTGAGTGACCTGCTAGAGAACCAAACAAATACGGCGGCTACATGATTTGCATGGACATccgacattttttaaatttttcacgtTATGCCGCGTTTTCGACGCAGTcagattgcatacctgatgccGTGATCCGGCCGTCTCACATTGTCCTATCCGGATAACTGAGGTGACTTACCTGCTAGACACcaacaaaattggtttttaaagtagtaagttcggaccttattcgcgttccccgctaaatttccCCTACTTTGTTTCCGGCGGGCCCGTCGCGTCGCTCCACGTCGCGCGTGTCTATCgataaatttttagaaaaatcgaGTTTTACTATATGCGCCCGCGTTGTGCCGCTCTGGAAGCGGGTGAGTCACGCCCGCCTGCCGGTAAATCATTGGTGCTCGCACTCTGGGTCGTTCGACCATTTCCACATTCTCAATTTCCTCTACCTCGAAGTCGTCCTCCACCTCTTCATCAAGGTCAAACACTTCCACCACTTCCACGTCACCATTCCACTCCACCTGACCACCGACCACTTCCATGTCCTCCATCTGGACCTCCACTACTTCCACGTCCTCTATCGGGACCTCTACTCCATCCACGTCCTCTATCGGGACCTCCACTCCATCCACGTCCTCTATCAGGACCTCCACTCCATCCACGTCCTCTATCGGGACCTCCACTCCATCCACGTCCTCTATCGGGATCTCCACTACTTCCACGTCCTCTATCAGGACCCCCACTTCTTCCATGTCCACCACCACCTCCATCTGGACCTCCACTACTTCCAACTCCTCCTCTCCATGAACGGCATCCCCTTCGTCCACCTGGACTTCCCCAAGTACCTAAAAATTAGGTTGAGTTtagagtaggtacaatattaaggtattgataattcaaaattaatatataatattatttttgtgcgtGCAATGTCAAAATCCACACTCAAAGAGATCTGCTGggcaaacataatttatatcgcATGGTTACTGTAATcattgttcaattatttattaagtaataacatatggTTTGTGGGTGATGTAGCAAAGTAAGTAAGCGTATAtgtatgttaattaaattagcAGCGGACCCAGTGAACGgtgaaatgtatttttgtagccaagaataacaataacaaatgcctgtaataatataataaccactGTAACCATATAACAAGCATAATACTACTAAATTCCATTGAAGGTGTGTGNNNNNNNNNNNNNNNNNNNNNNNNNNNNNNNNNNNNNNNNNNNNNNNNNNTCGTcgttaatgataattgataagtatcAATGATAAGTGAAAGGGGGCGCAGAAAAAGTCTtggaaatcataaaaaattcttcatcacttttattaaaacttttatcttgacattttatactaattatacttattagaataagttaattatttttattgtttttttatttagctaggTATGCATATATCAAGATAATGGAGGTAACTATAGTATTAACTATAGTCTCAATGTCATACTTtccatattaaatttcaattacagatgtttttaaaattcaattggtacttttatttgaataaaaaattaacagaaTGAAAATTGTGCTTTTGTAcactcaattataatttttacttaacacatattatactataaagaaCTACAATGACACAaagtacaataatgtataaagaaccaacctaaatagtaaatataaaaaaactcaaatggttccagtttctataacgaataaatcataaatgattCTCAGATGActctcttttataatatatcttttattatatgaggtatattatttggggggcaaaaaaaatgttggtggctAAGCCCCCCTTTAGCCCCCAACTAATTACGCCTATGGTCAGAGAATAGGGACGCTATTATATTTGGGATAATGGGCCGGACCCTACCCAGTCCGGCCCTGTTTGTACTTAAGTAACCGAAagccctgtgctttaacaacagttccagttattattcatttttatattttggaatagttaccacttactttattcgttaaaaacttttatgggtaaagtatgtttacttaaaaatatttatacttaacgaagcataaagttgtatacttagataagttttattacaattcaagcacttttcgctgtaggcatatgtccgttcgggaatcgactttcacccgaaatgactgatagctagacactcaaactcagaatccgaatttccgattttaacatacacactcaagaaccggacatacacgcccggtgcatggtctgcgatccgacgtagtcggattgcctacctgactagctacttgcatacgagcgacttacactcccactgcatccgatccgccgcagacgaattatccgttcgggaatcgactttcacccaagatgactgatagctagacactcacactcagaatccgaatttccgatttcagtGTACATGGGCGGATAGGCCCATCGGGAAATCGGGATTTTCCCGGTAGGCCCCCATCCAATATTATGNNNNNNNNNNNNNNNNNNNNNNNNNNNNNNNNNNNNNNNNNNNNNNNNNNNNNNNNNNNNNNNNNNNNNNNNNNNNNNNNNNNNNNNNNNNNNNNNNNNNNNNNNNNNNNNNNNNNNNNNNNNNNNNNNNNNNNNNNNNNNNNNNNNNNNNNNNNNNNNNNNNNNNNNNNNNNNNNNNNNNNNNNNNNNNNNNNNNNNNNNNNNNNNNNNNNNNNNNNNNNNNNNNNNNNNNNNNNNNNNNNNNNNNNNNNNNNNNNNNNNNNNNNNNNNNNNNNNNNNNNNNNNNNNNNNNNNNNNNNNNNNNNNNNNNNNNNNNNNNNNNNNNNNNNNNNNNNNNNNNNNNNNNNNNNNNNNNNNNNNNNNNNNNNNNNNNNNNNNNNNNNNNNNNNNNNNNNNNNNNNNNNNNNNNNNNNNNNNNNNNNNNNNNNNNNNNNNNNNNNNNNNNNNNNNNNNNNNNNNNNNNNNNNNNNNNNNNNNNNNNNNNNNNNNNNNNNNNNNNNNNNNNNNNNNNNNNNNNNNNNNNNNNNNNNNNNNNNNNNNNNNNNNNNNNNNNNNNNNNNNNNNNNNNNNNNNNNNNNNNNNNNNNNNNNNNNNNNNNNNNNNNNNNNNNNNNNNNNNNNNNNNNNNNNNNNNNNNNNNNNNNNNNNNNNNNNNNNNNNNNNNNNNNNNNNNNNNNNNNNNNNNNNNNNNNNNNNNNNNNNNNNNNNNNNNNNNNNNNNNNNNNNNNNNNNNNNNNNNNNNNNNNNNNNNNNNNNNNNNNNNNNNNNNNNNNNNNNNNNNNNNNNNNNNNNNNNNNNNNNNNNNNNNNNNNNNNNNNNNNNNNNNNNNNNNNNNNNNNNNNNNNNNNNNNNNNNNNNNNNNNNNNNNNNNNNNNNNNNNNNNNNNNNNNNNNNNNNNNNNNNNNNNNNNNNNNNNNNNNNNNNNNNNNNNNNNNNNNNNNNNNNNNNNNNNNNNNNNNNNNNNNNNNNNNNNNNNNNNNNNNNNNNNNNNNNNNNNNNNNNNNNNNNNNNNNNNNNNNNNNNNNNNNNNNNNNNNNNNNNNNNNNNNNNNNNNNNNNNNNNNNNNNNNNNNNNNNNNNNNNNNNNNNNNNNNNNNNNNNNNNNNNNNNNNNNNNNNNNNNNNNNNNNNNNNNNNNNNNNNNNNNNNNNNNNNNNNNNNNNNNNNNNNNNNNNNNNNNNNNNNNNNNNNNNNNNNNNNNNNNNNNNNNNNNNNNNNNNNNNNNNNNNNNNNNNNNNNNNNNNNNNNNNNNNNNNNNNNNNNNNNNNNNNNNNNNNNNNNNNNNNNNNNNNNNNNNNNNNNNNNNNNNNNNNNNNNNNNNNNNNNNNNNNNNNNNNNNNNNNNNNNNNNNNNNNNNNNNNNNNNNNNNNNNNNNNNNNNNNNNNNNNNNNNNNNNNNNNNNNNNNNNNNNNNNNNNNNNNNNNNNNNNNNNNNNNNNNNNNNNNNNNNNNNNNNNNNNNNNNNNNNNNNNNNNNNNNNNNNNNNNNNNNNNNNNNNNNNNNNNNNNNNNNNNNNNNNNNNNNNNNNNNNNNNNNNNNNNNNNNNNNNNNNNNNNNNNNNNNNNNNNNNNNNNNNNNNNNNNNNNNNNNNNNNNNNNNNNNNNNNNNNNNNNNNNNNNNNNNNNNNNNNNNNNNNNNNNNNNNNNNNNNNNNNNNNNNNNNNNNNNNNNNNNNNNNNNNNNNNNNNNNNNNNNNNNNNNNNNNNNNNNNNNNNNNNNNNNNNNNNNNNNNNNNNNNNNNNNNNNNNNNNNNNNNNNNNNNNNNNNNNNNNNNNNNNNNNNNNNNNNNNNNNNNNNNNNNNNNNNNNNNNNNNNNNNNNNNNNNNNNNNNNNNNNNNNNNNNNNNNNNNNNNNNNNNNNNNNNNNNNNNNNNNNNNNNNNNNNNNNNNNNNNNNNNNNNNNNNNNNNNNNNNNNNNNNNNNNNNNNNNNNNNNNNNNNNNNNNNNNNNNNNNNNNNNNNNNNNNNNNNNNNNNNNNNNNNNNNNNNNNNNNNNNNNNNNNNNNNNNNNNNNNNNNNNNNNNNNNNNNNNNNNNNNNNNNNNNNNNNNNNNNNNNNNNNNNNNNNNNNNNNNNNNNNNNNNNNNNNNNNNNNNNNNNNNNNNNNNNNNNNNNNNNNNNNNNNNNNNNNNNNNNNNNNNNNNNNNNNNNNNNNNNNNNNNNNNNNNNNNNNNNNNNNNNCAAATGATGTTGAACTTTTAGTATCGTGTAGTCATAATCCAAACACGAATGCAAAATATTGTGTAGTTTGTTGCTTTGATGTGCTTGTGAAGTATAACTTATACACAAATGCATATCCCAGTCTGTTTGTTGCGTATAAACTAATGCTGACATTATCCGTGACACAAGTAGGATGTGAAAGGAGTTTttctaaattgaaatatataaaaaactacTTGAGAAATACATTGGGCCAAGACATTTTAGAAAGTTTCACGCTAATGAATGTTGAAAAAGATTTACTGAGTACAATTGATTCAAATGatgtgattaataaattatctgcTAGGaatagtacatttaaaaatttgttatcattttaataattatatttttttttaaatttattttgtagtacataatatataatatgatttgatcGTAAAAAGTATTGCGAGCGAAgcgagcatttttttttaatatataatataatatataggcccTAGTTATATGAGGCCCCAATAAATATATcccggtaaaaaaaaaagtacctatccGCCCAtgacatacacactcaagaaccggacatacacgcccggtgcatggtctgcgatccgacgtagtcggattgcctacctgactagctacttgcatacgagcgacttacactcccactgcatccgatccgccgcagacgaattatccgttcgggaatcgactttcacccaagatgactgatagctagacactcacactcagaatccgaatttccgatttcaacacacacactccagaaccggacatacacgcccggggcgtcgtctgcggtcctcggattgcctacctggctggctgtgtcgtacgatcgacttgaatcgcctgacttacgactagacactcttccgagttcaaaaattaccgcttaaccagggctgccaacacgacaaaacacaatacccaacgaccccgcgttcccgccgcaggccggatcgaaaaacccagcccgaggcgaaacgacaaagatgcaccaccgcccacacagtctttccgccgcaggcgggatgacaaacgccggaatctagtattatataaaatacgtacaaactaaaactattattttaattaattaatatgtatacataatgtcTGTATGGTTGatagataataatgaaaaaaaaataataagcgtATATCGCGATACCGCATTACCGCCGCAATCGCGATATTGttaacctgtatattatatgttattactaattagtattgtGCATTATTTATGGTCATTAGAGAAATAGACGGAACATTAGGTATGATAACGCGTGCAAGTGGGTGGAGATTGTTCCGAGCATAAGCGGTCTTATCATTGTCTTatcatttagaatataataaaattgaacgaACGCTCTAATTGGCTGTCCTCGGAGCAGAGGCCAATTCGCTCActcttatgataaaaattatgctGTCTCTCTTAATCCGTTTGGCACCACCACGCCTCCCAGTCATCGGGACTAATGTTCCGTCTATTTCTCTAAGTCTATGGGTATACCAGCtggtatatctataataatataagatattatgataACTACATGCATGCAATGATTTTGGAAATATTGATTAACCATACGtcccaattgaaaaataaaatacttgtttcaaaatagaatatattacaatatttaaaaataatatatcctagactgacaaatcatctccgttcagaatcgtttttcgtatacaatgatataatatcattggattcaaatttaattccatccattacagtaacccacttgtaacctactgtacagcagagcgacatccacgacttacccgccttttttttttacatatataatgaCCTTTTACAGCACTTAAATCTTCACTGTCACATGATTTGTGAAACCAATTCCAACAGTCCAcacaatgaattaatttttctgtAAAATCGGAATCGCAATTATTTTCATACGCACATTGTCCACCAGCCAAATTTTTCCAATAGGTTTTTAATACATCTGCTAACATCATCTCAATGTTTTCAATGTTTGTAAATGTTATTAACTCCATTAGATTGTTTTCAACGTAATCATTGATAactatgttatttgtttttttgggGTTATGGAGAggtcttttattatattttcgcaTATGATCTATTATCTCTTCTCTTAACTCGTGTTTGatgaatagtaatttttttaaataattttcaataattggaTGGTCTTATTTGAATATGATTTTTGCATACATCAAAGTGCATATTAATGAATTGCCCCAGTCAAATGCATTATATACATCAGTCGGAATATGAAATGTCCATTCTTTTGCATTGAAAGGAACCCCGTCCATAATACAGGCTGTAGAATAAGCTTtaagaaatgtaataatacaatctTTATTGATTTCATATCCTATTTATACTGAACCATCTGTGCTTAAACCATTGAACTATATGATAACTGTAATGCTCACCAGCCATAAGACCAATGTAAACATAACCGAGATAGCGTGTTAGAAAAAGACAGCAGATAAGAATGGTGCTGCCATCTTTTTTTAtctcacttaaaaattgattgcttaccaataaataataatattatccttcgTTTAACGTTTTATtctatgttttaaatttctaaactttaacttaaataaaattcaaatagtgGACAAGTTAAAATGGTGAATTTTTGTAGTGGTTTTGATTGTACTAGCTCAAGTGACGTTAGGAAAGACCTGTCATTTCACAAGTTAGTATAAAGTGTTATATAGTGTTATTGATTTTACACATTGATTATTTCAAAccaatgtacattta encodes the following:
- the LOC103308590 gene encoding protein argonaute 3-like encodes the protein MELITFTNIENIEMMLADVLKTYWKNLAGGQCAYENNCDSDFTEKLIHCVDCWNWFHKSCDSEDLSAVKGTWGSPGGRRGCRSWRGGVGSSGGPDGGGGGHGRSGGPDRGRGSSGDPDRGRGWSGGPDRGRGWSGGPDRGRGWSGGPDRGRGWSRGPDRGRGSSGGPDGGHGSGRWSGGVEW